Proteins encoded within one genomic window of Manis pentadactyla isolate mManPen7 chromosome 4, mManPen7.hap1, whole genome shotgun sequence:
- the VAMP3 gene encoding vesicle-associated membrane protein 3 isoform X1, with amino-acid sequence MRARAGAPRLGGSAGAPATSSAASGSNRRLQQTQNQVDEVVDIMRINVDKVLERDQKLSELDDRADALQAGASQFETSAAKLKRKYWWKNCKMWAIGIGVVVIVIIIIVVWNISS; translated from the exons ATGCGGGCCCGCGCTGGGGCTCCGCGGCTTGGGGG GTCTGCAGGTGCGCCTGCGACTTCAAGTGCTGCCTCTGGCAGTAATCGAAGACTTCAGCAGACACAAAATCAAGTGGATGAG GTGGTGGACATCATGAGAATCAATGTAGATAAGGTGCTGGAAAGAGACCAGAAGCTCTCTGAGTTAGATGACCGTGCAGATGCCCTGCAGGCAGGAGCTTCCCAATTTGAAACGAGTGCTGCCAAGTTGAAGAGAAAATACTGGTGGAAAAATTGCAAG ATGTGGGCGATAGGGATCGGCGTCGTCgtcattgtcatcatcatcatcgtgG TGTGGAAcatttcttcctga
- the VAMP3 gene encoding vesicle-associated membrane protein 3 isoform X2, whose protein sequence is MSAGAPATSSAASGSNRRLQQTQNQVDEVVDIMRINVDKVLERDQKLSELDDRADALQAGASQFETSAAKLKRKYWWKNCKMWAIGIGVVVIVIIIIVVWNISS, encoded by the exons aT GTCTGCAGGTGCGCCTGCGACTTCAAGTGCTGCCTCTGGCAGTAATCGAAGACTTCAGCAGACACAAAATCAAGTGGATGAG GTGGTGGACATCATGAGAATCAATGTAGATAAGGTGCTGGAAAGAGACCAGAAGCTCTCTGAGTTAGATGACCGTGCAGATGCCCTGCAGGCAGGAGCTTCCCAATTTGAAACGAGTGCTGCCAAGTTGAAGAGAAAATACTGGTGGAAAAATTGCAAG ATGTGGGCGATAGGGATCGGCGTCGTCgtcattgtcatcatcatcatcgtgG TGTGGAAcatttcttcctga